In Actinoplanes derwentensis, the following proteins share a genomic window:
- a CDS encoding Crp/Fnr family transcriptional regulator, protein MTPDPTTGWAPATFLGGLTPGTAGELLGLCDRRRHPAGGVILREGVTGSQVVLLVNGFVKVTTAVDGQATLLGIRMPGELIGEIGALTGAPRNATVTACGPVQVGVASRVAFEDFLRRHPDTSNLVMATIARKLTWANRRRSDFAAFPAHIRLARLLVEISEVCGRPAPDGRIEIAVPLSQPELAAMIAIARATVQKALHELRALGLISTAYRRIVIADPAGLHRLAGG, encoded by the coding sequence ATGACTCCGGATCCCACCACCGGCTGGGCGCCCGCGACGTTCCTGGGCGGGCTCACCCCCGGCACCGCCGGCGAGTTGCTGGGCCTCTGCGACCGGCGGCGTCATCCGGCGGGTGGTGTGATCCTCCGGGAGGGTGTCACCGGGTCGCAGGTGGTGCTCCTGGTGAACGGTTTCGTCAAGGTGACCACCGCGGTCGACGGGCAGGCCACCCTGCTCGGCATCCGGATGCCCGGCGAGCTGATCGGGGAGATCGGCGCGCTGACCGGGGCGCCGCGCAATGCGACCGTGACCGCCTGCGGCCCGGTTCAGGTCGGGGTCGCCTCCCGGGTCGCCTTCGAGGACTTCCTGCGCCGCCACCCGGACACGTCGAACCTGGTGATGGCGACGATCGCCCGGAAACTGACCTGGGCCAACCGGCGGCGCAGTGACTTCGCCGCGTTTCCCGCGCACATCCGCCTGGCCCGGCTGCTGGTGGAGATCTCCGAGGTGTGCGGCCGCCCGGCCCCGGACGGCCGGATCGAGATCGCCGTCCCGCTCAGTCAGCCGGAGCTGGCCGCGATGATCGCGATCGCCCGCGCAACGGTGCAGAAGGCGCTGCACGAACTGCGGGCCCTGGGGCTGATCAGCACCGCTTACCGGCGGATCGTCATCGCGGACCCGGCCGGTCTGCACCGGCTGGCGGGCGGCTGA
- a CDS encoding FAD-dependent oxidoreductase: MRIGIVGAGIGGLTTALALTRQGADCVVLEQRPEPAEDGTGIQISPNAAAALLGLGVRLDFAVPVASRELRRWADGTVLGRTDLSRYRVPYLTMRRGQLTEALREAPVHFGRRCVTVCDDGAGVVLGFTDGTEDRFDAVIGADGLHSAVRAAVGPADPRYSGLVASRAVLPSAGPHRVTVWLGPGRHCVTYPIAPGLLNLVVVTPADQPPDRPVRVTGDRLLPYFDGWHPAVRELIDAAGELEQRALYDLPPVSPWCRGRVMLIGDAAHPILPFIAQGAAQAIEDAVTLARCTDLSGFEALRRDRVRQVYEMSRAGLRVHHLPDGAEQRIRDAALATADPGAHDWLYRPRSYAAGS; encoded by the coding sequence GTGCGAATCGGCATCGTGGGTGCGGGAATCGGTGGCCTGACCACCGCGCTCGCGCTCACCCGCCAAGGCGCCGACTGTGTCGTCCTCGAACAGCGGCCGGAACCCGCCGAGGACGGCACCGGCATCCAGATCTCACCCAACGCCGCCGCCGCACTGCTCGGCCTGGGTGTCCGACTGGACTTCGCGGTCCCGGTGGCGTCGCGGGAACTACGCCGCTGGGCGGACGGCACGGTGCTCGGCCGGACCGACCTGAGCCGGTACCGTGTGCCCTATCTGACGATGCGGCGCGGGCAGCTGACCGAGGCGCTCCGCGAGGCGCCCGTCCACTTCGGCCGCCGGTGCGTGACGGTGTGTGACGACGGGGCGGGTGTGGTGCTCGGGTTCACCGACGGTACCGAGGACCGGTTCGACGCGGTGATCGGCGCGGACGGCCTGCATTCGGCGGTGCGCGCCGCCGTCGGGCCGGCGGACCCGCGATACAGCGGGCTGGTGGCGTCGCGTGCGGTGCTGCCGTCGGCCGGGCCGCACCGGGTGACGGTGTGGCTCGGCCCCGGACGGCACTGCGTCACCTACCCGATCGCTCCCGGCCTGCTGAATCTGGTCGTCGTGACCCCGGCAGATCAACCCCCGGACCGGCCGGTACGAGTGACCGGCGACCGTCTGCTGCCCTACTTCGACGGGTGGCACCCGGCCGTGCGTGAACTGATCGATGCGGCGGGCGAACTGGAACAACGAGCGTTGTACGACCTGCCGCCCGTGTCGCCGTGGTGTCGTGGGCGGGTGATGCTGATCGGGGACGCCGCGCATCCGATCCTGCCGTTCATCGCCCAGGGTGCGGCCCAGGCCATCGAGGACGCCGTCACCCTGGCCCGATGTACGGACCTCAGCGGGTTCGAGGCGCTGCGCCGGGACCGGGTCCGGCAGGTCTACGAGATGTCCCGGGCCGGTCTCCGGGTGCATCACCTGCCGGACGGCGCCGAACAACGCATCCGGGACGCAGCCCTGGCCACCGCCGATCCGGGGGCGCACGACTGGCTCTACCGCCCCCGCTCCTATGCGGCCGGGTCCTGA
- a CDS encoding helix-turn-helix transcriptional regulator: MAQVLPLIGRDREMRFCTALLDWVAPDRPAVLLVEGPPDSGRARLLREVAEVGRQKGATVTAEPDRVALVRNSALLVVTTDLAALARHPDSAGAGWQVAETHRVLLGPLPAGEVRRLLAVALPGVRAGARLMDLTRVAAGRPGAVVRLVADLRAEGLLRVVDGVAVPDPFRLPHRFRARLAGRFAGLSPGARHLVQAASTLRSPFPPARLGALLGGTVIGLLPAIEEAFEAGFLVAAGDVISFCHELARPVVEDSLPGAVVAALHSDQALRTNQAPRSNQASYSHRPPHANKAPAAARRERPVVVADWGALSDRELEIAGLVGLALTNRQIASRVSRSPHTVSFHLRQIFRKLGLTSRVELVSLLRRRENTDRSPAGNVDRSSAENTRRSPAGSAGQDPAA, from the coding sequence ATGGCACAGGTACTTCCCCTGATCGGCCGTGATCGTGAGATGCGGTTCTGCACCGCCCTGCTGGACTGGGTGGCACCGGACCGCCCCGCCGTGCTTCTCGTCGAGGGGCCTCCGGACAGCGGCCGGGCCCGTCTGCTGCGGGAGGTCGCCGAGGTGGGCCGGCAGAAGGGCGCCACGGTGACCGCCGAACCGGATCGGGTCGCTCTGGTCCGCAACTCCGCCCTGCTGGTGGTCACCACCGACCTGGCCGCGCTGGCGCGGCACCCGGACTCGGCAGGTGCGGGCTGGCAGGTTGCCGAGACGCACCGGGTTCTGCTGGGGCCGCTGCCGGCGGGTGAGGTCCGGCGGCTGCTCGCGGTCGCTCTTCCGGGGGTTCGGGCGGGTGCCCGGCTGATGGATCTGACCCGGGTGGCGGCGGGACGGCCGGGGGCGGTGGTGCGACTGGTCGCTGATCTGCGGGCGGAGGGTCTGCTCCGGGTCGTCGACGGGGTCGCGGTGCCGGATCCGTTCCGGCTGCCGCACCGGTTCCGGGCCCGGTTGGCGGGGCGGTTCGCGGGGCTGTCGCCGGGTGCTCGGCATCTGGTGCAGGCGGCGTCCACGCTGCGGTCGCCGTTTCCGCCGGCCCGGCTGGGTGCGCTGCTCGGCGGCACGGTGATCGGCTTGCTGCCGGCGATCGAGGAGGCGTTCGAGGCGGGTTTCCTGGTCGCTGCCGGGGACGTGATCTCGTTCTGTCACGAGCTGGCGCGCCCGGTGGTCGAGGATTCCCTGCCGGGTGCCGTGGTCGCGGCTCTGCACTCCGACCAGGCTCTACGCACCAACCAGGCCCCGCGCTCCAACCAGGCCTCGTATTCCCACCGGCCCCCGCATGCCAACAAGGCCCCGGCGGCGGCTCGGCGGGAGCGGCCGGTAGTGGTCGCCGACTGGGGTGCGCTCAGTGATCGGGAACTGGAGATCGCCGGGCTGGTAGGGCTGGCGTTGACGAACCGGCAGATCGCCTCACGGGTCAGCCGGTCGCCGCACACCGTCAGCTTCCACTTGCGGCAGATCTTCCGGAAGCTGGGGCTGACCTCCCGGGTCGAACTGGTGTCCCTGCTGCGCCGCCGCGAGAACACCGACCGCAGCCCGGCCGGGAACGTCGACCGCAGCTCGGCCGAGAACACCCGCCGCAGCCCGGCCGGGAGCGCCGGTCAGGACCCGGCCGCATAG
- a CDS encoding FAD-dependent monooxygenase, producing the protein MPTPATRTPVLLAGAGVAGSLIALELAHHGVPSIVVERAGSPSRFPDPMLISGRSMELLRRLRLTRELRVDGVDPARPVDILWSRQASGSPALAWRLPSVTEMRRSYATVADGTAPIEPYLLISGPDLTVRLRRALRSHPLIDLRTRWTVTDVREEPDRVRATVIDAEAGTRHVIETAYLAGCDGADSTVRRCVGLGMDDLGPPSPHVAVYFRSPVLAGRWANPSALITTEVTVVAGHYGDICVAHLPVAADGHADVGDPAELLRARLGEDVPEIVAVVQRTGTASIARSYRRGRVFLAGRAAHQLEAPAEEVDTCIGDAVDLGWRLAAVVRRWADDRLLAGYQAERRQQALLDWELAHRAFQTRRRFRRLVDSGADQQAMAEALRQEAPQLDPARTGPPGLRPPAFRLSGGDQVFDRLGPQFTLVDLSAGRDGRSLVSAARARGIPVRHLPVTGVPVPGSWPGRFVLTRPDQGVAWCADDPPADCDTVLNEVTGAQNRP; encoded by the coding sequence ATGCCGACACCCGCCACACGAACCCCCGTGCTGCTGGCCGGGGCTGGTGTCGCCGGCTCGCTGATCGCCCTGGAACTGGCCCATCACGGCGTGCCGAGCATCGTGGTGGAACGCGCCGGCAGCCCGTCCCGATTCCCCGATCCGATGCTGATCAGTGGCCGCAGCATGGAGTTGCTCCGGCGGCTGCGGCTGACCCGGGAACTGCGGGTGGACGGGGTGGACCCGGCCCGGCCCGTCGACATCCTGTGGAGCCGCCAGGCCAGCGGGTCCCCGGCACTCGCCTGGCGGCTGCCGTCGGTCACCGAGATGCGCCGGTCGTACGCCACGGTCGCGGACGGCACCGCCCCGATCGAGCCCTACCTGCTGATCTCCGGCCCGGATCTGACCGTCCGGCTGCGCCGGGCCCTGCGCAGCCACCCGCTGATCGACCTGCGGACCCGGTGGACCGTCACCGACGTGCGTGAGGAGCCGGACCGGGTGCGGGCCACGGTGATCGACGCGGAGGCGGGCACCCGGCACGTCATCGAGACGGCCTATCTGGCCGGCTGCGACGGGGCGGACAGCACCGTACGCCGCTGTGTCGGCCTGGGCATGGACGACCTGGGCCCGCCCAGCCCGCACGTCGCCGTCTATTTCCGCAGTCCGGTCCTGGCCGGGCGGTGGGCGAACCCGTCCGCGCTGATCACCACCGAGGTGACAGTGGTCGCCGGCCACTACGGCGACATCTGCGTGGCTCATCTGCCGGTCGCCGCGGACGGTCACGCCGACGTCGGCGATCCGGCGGAACTGCTGCGGGCCCGGCTGGGCGAGGACGTGCCGGAGATCGTGGCGGTGGTACAGCGGACCGGCACGGCGTCGATCGCCCGGTCGTACCGCCGGGGAAGGGTCTTCCTCGCCGGGCGGGCCGCCCATCAGCTGGAGGCGCCGGCCGAGGAGGTCGACACCTGCATCGGTGACGCGGTGGATCTGGGCTGGCGGCTCGCCGCCGTGGTGCGCCGCTGGGCCGATGACCGGCTGCTCGCCGGCTACCAGGCCGAACGGCGGCAGCAGGCACTGCTCGACTGGGAGCTGGCCCATCGGGCGTTCCAGACCCGGCGGCGTTTCCGGCGGCTGGTCGACTCGGGCGCGGACCAGCAGGCGATGGCGGAGGCGCTGCGGCAGGAGGCGCCGCAACTCGACCCGGCCCGCACCGGGCCGCCCGGACTTCGGCCACCGGCGTTCCGGCTGTCCGGTGGTGATCAGGTCTTCGACCGGCTGGGCCCGCAGTTCACCCTGGTCGATCTGAGTGCCGGCCGGGACGGGCGGTCGCTGGTGTCGGCGGCGCGGGCGCGGGGCATCCCGGTACGGCATCTGCCGGTGACGGGTGTGCCGGTGCCCGGGTCGTGGCCCGGCCGGTTCGTGCTGACCCGCCCGGACCAGGGGGTGGCGTGGTGTGCCGACGACCCGCCCGCCGACTGTGACACGGTGCTGAACGAGGTGACCGGGGCGCAGAATCGGCCGTAG
- a CDS encoding AAA family ATPase, whose translation MKSSRRLLGRDAEVAQLRRVLDDTAAGAGGWHTLTGPPGIGKSRLLRAVIGLATERQITVAVREAFHLDQAAPLVTLAGALRDCAPATEAFGWLAHREPERSDPFGTLQRLRASLEEAARQRPLLIVIDDAQWMDELSALAIRELIPALESSPVRWLLSHRPPSADDRDRPGHQLIQRLSRDGGPPIRLGVLSEPDIARLSADLVGARVDNTVVALAASCGGNPLRTEQLLKALLATGQLVVADGIGSVLGDDLPPSFIEAVREVVDTRTGRAGGLLRAVSVFGRPFGADEAARLTGQPIGEVYPLISESMADFLIEDHLGRLSFAHDSVRLAVYSMVPRLMREQLHAEAAAITSDSGRPALEIAEHQLKSGRAGAADAVRMVRSMAGTIARVAPGAAADVMLRALDSVGPGDPDRPALIADTVVLLASAARLTEARRLGDEALRAGLEPETEALLLLGLAEACKHGGLNEMSIRYCADALAHPELPAAVRARLHAVRAHALCYLGELEQADGAGAQADTLGQASHDYGAAVFGLTGRSLVAFTTGRLHDSYAHARTATDLVVEHGGEAAHRHPRIWLSAALITLDRFAEADQVIRAGRRESDRFGSGWADPLWHHFQATLYFATGRLEEAEVEAESGLAVAEQHSAHALAMPLLGTMIRLAVLRGDFGTAQRRLERIRGLAADGVTAVPEDVLWPEAVLLAATGDQQAAFTLLRGLYAALPHRPALLAGDPGAAAGLVRIARDTGHPDEAAAVVRAARDLAARNPGSHAAAGAAAHAAGIRRGDLAGLLHAVTEFRQAGRPLALAAALEDAARLGRGEEPLRWCREALSTVSMPGAEQPRTRLERLLDELGGGTPDGTAPAATRLPELTPAEQRVADEVAKGKTNIEIAETLFISRHTVDAHLRNIFAKLGVRRRSEVAVRVTRANGSTT comes from the coding sequence ATGAAGTCGAGCCGTCGCCTTCTCGGCCGGGATGCCGAGGTCGCACAGCTCCGCCGTGTTCTGGACGACACCGCAGCCGGCGCCGGTGGCTGGCACACGCTGACCGGGCCGCCCGGTATCGGCAAGTCCCGGCTGCTGCGGGCGGTCATCGGCCTGGCCACCGAGCGGCAGATCACGGTCGCGGTCCGGGAGGCGTTCCATCTCGATCAGGCGGCGCCGCTGGTCACCCTGGCCGGTGCGTTACGGGACTGCGCTCCGGCGACGGAGGCGTTCGGCTGGCTGGCGCACCGGGAACCGGAACGATCCGACCCGTTCGGCACACTCCAGCGGCTGCGCGCTTCGCTGGAGGAGGCGGCCCGGCAGCGTCCGTTACTGATCGTGATCGACGACGCCCAGTGGATGGACGAGCTGAGCGCTCTCGCCATCCGGGAGCTGATCCCGGCCCTGGAGTCGTCACCGGTGCGCTGGCTGCTGTCGCACCGCCCACCGTCCGCTGACGACCGGGACCGGCCCGGTCACCAGCTGATCCAGCGGCTGTCCCGCGACGGTGGCCCGCCGATCCGGCTCGGCGTCCTGAGCGAACCGGACATCGCCCGGCTCAGCGCGGACCTGGTCGGCGCCCGGGTGGACAACACCGTGGTAGCCCTCGCCGCGTCCTGCGGTGGCAACCCGCTGCGTACCGAACAACTGCTCAAGGCCCTGCTCGCGACCGGGCAGCTGGTGGTCGCCGACGGGATCGGCTCGGTGCTCGGCGACGACCTGCCGCCGAGTTTCATCGAAGCGGTTCGCGAGGTGGTCGACACCCGCACCGGGCGGGCCGGCGGGCTGCTGCGGGCGGTGTCGGTGTTCGGCCGGCCGTTCGGCGCCGACGAGGCCGCCCGCCTGACCGGGCAGCCGATCGGGGAGGTGTACCCGCTGATCAGTGAGTCGATGGCCGACTTCCTGATCGAGGACCACCTCGGCCGGTTGTCGTTCGCCCACGACTCGGTCCGGCTGGCCGTCTACAGCATGGTGCCGCGGCTGATGCGCGAACAACTGCACGCCGAGGCCGCGGCGATCACCTCCGACTCCGGCCGGCCCGCCCTGGAGATCGCCGAGCACCAGCTCAAGAGCGGCCGGGCCGGCGCGGCCGACGCGGTGCGGATGGTCCGGTCGATGGCCGGGACCATCGCCCGGGTCGCGCCCGGAGCCGCGGCCGACGTGATGCTGCGCGCCCTGGACTCGGTCGGTCCCGGCGACCCGGACCGGCCGGCTCTGATCGCCGACACCGTCGTCCTGCTGGCCTCCGCGGCCCGGCTGACCGAAGCCCGGCGGCTCGGTGACGAGGCACTGCGCGCCGGGCTGGAACCGGAGACCGAGGCGTTGCTGCTGCTGGGCCTCGCCGAGGCGTGCAAACACGGCGGCCTGAACGAGATGTCGATCCGCTACTGCGCCGACGCGCTGGCTCACCCCGAGCTCCCCGCCGCGGTCCGGGCCCGGCTGCACGCGGTCCGCGCGCACGCCCTCTGCTACCTGGGCGAACTGGAGCAGGCCGACGGGGCCGGCGCCCAGGCCGACACCCTCGGTCAGGCCAGTCACGATTACGGCGCGGCCGTGTTCGGCCTGACCGGGCGCAGCCTGGTCGCCTTCACCACTGGCCGGCTGCACGACTCCTACGCCCACGCCCGTACCGCCACCGATCTGGTCGTCGAGCACGGCGGCGAGGCGGCCCACCGGCATCCGCGGATCTGGCTCAGTGCCGCCCTGATCACCCTGGACCGGTTCGCCGAGGCGGATCAGGTCATCCGGGCCGGCCGGCGCGAGTCCGACCGGTTCGGCAGCGGCTGGGCCGACCCGCTCTGGCACCATTTCCAGGCGACCCTGTACTTCGCCACCGGCCGTCTGGAGGAGGCCGAAGTCGAAGCCGAATCCGGTCTGGCCGTCGCCGAGCAACACTCGGCGCACGCGCTGGCCATGCCGTTGCTGGGCACGATGATCCGGCTGGCGGTGCTGCGCGGTGACTTCGGCACGGCACAGCGGCGACTGGAACGGATCCGCGGTCTGGCAGCCGACGGGGTGACCGCGGTGCCCGAGGACGTCCTCTGGCCGGAAGCCGTCCTGTTGGCGGCCACCGGTGATCAGCAGGCTGCGTTCACCCTGCTCCGCGGCCTCTACGCGGCGTTGCCGCACCGTCCCGCGCTGCTGGCCGGCGATCCCGGGGCGGCGGCCGGCCTGGTCCGGATCGCCCGTGACACCGGGCACCCGGACGAGGCGGCGGCCGTCGTCCGGGCGGCCCGGGATCTCGCCGCCCGCAACCCCGGATCGCATGCGGCGGCCGGTGCCGCCGCGCACGCCGCCGGGATCCGGCGTGGTGACCTGGCCGGGCTGCTGCACGCCGTGACCGAGTTCCGGCAGGCCGGCCGGCCCCTCGCCCTGGCCGCGGCGCTGGAGGACGCGGCCCGGCTCGGACGGGGCGAGGAGCCGCTGCGCTGGTGCCGGGAGGCGTTGTCCACGGTGTCCATGCCCGGCGCCGAACAGCCCCGGACCAGGCTGGAACGACTGCTGGACGAGCTGGGTGGCGGGACACCGGACGGCACCGCTCCGGCCGCGACCCGACTGCCGGAGCTGACCCCCGCCGAGCAGCGGGTCGCCGACGAGGTGGCGAAGGGGAAGACGAACATCGAGATCGCCGAGACCCTGTTCATCTCCCGGCACACCGTCGACGCGCACCTGCGGAACATCTTCGCCAAACTCGGCGTCCGGCGGCGGTCCGAAGTAGCCGTCCGGGTCACCCGTGCGAACGGCTCAACCACGTGA
- a CDS encoding 2-amino-3,7-dideoxy-D-threo-hept-6-ulosonate synthase, translated as MYGNESFGRRLRLGSLHRRGGSGLLLVPLDHAVGSGPLRPAGDLDALIARLAENGADGVVLHKGAVRRVRPARFRDLSLTVQLNASTAMAADPDAKYPVATVEEALRLGAHAVSVHVNMASRTEAAQIAHLARVAEDCDRWSVPLLAMMYVRGPAVRDSRSADLVAHAVAVAAEMGADLVKTALPENPEATARLLTAAGVPVLAAGGVPEPGPEAVLGRMSAAMRAGAAGVAVGRLVFTAVDPAAVVRRLSAVVHDRTPVAVG; from the coding sequence ATGTACGGGAACGAATCCTTCGGGCGGCGGTTGCGCCTCGGGAGTCTGCACCGGCGTGGCGGTTCCGGGCTGCTGCTGGTGCCGCTCGACCACGCGGTGGGCTCCGGACCGCTGCGGCCGGCCGGTGACCTGGACGCGCTGATCGCGCGGCTGGCCGAGAACGGTGCCGACGGGGTGGTGCTGCACAAGGGAGCCGTCCGTCGGGTCCGCCCGGCCCGGTTCCGGGATCTGTCGCTGACGGTGCAGCTCAACGCGAGCACCGCGATGGCCGCCGACCCGGACGCGAAATATCCGGTGGCGACCGTGGAGGAGGCGTTGCGGCTGGGCGCCCACGCGGTCAGCGTGCACGTCAACATGGCCTCCCGGACCGAGGCCGCCCAGATCGCGCACCTGGCCCGGGTCGCCGAGGACTGCGATCGGTGGTCGGTGCCGCTGCTGGCGATGATGTACGTGCGGGGTCCCGCGGTCCGCGACAGCCGGTCCGCCGACCTGGTGGCGCACGCCGTCGCCGTCGCTGCGGAGATGGGCGCCGACCTGGTGAAGACCGCCCTGCCGGAGAACCCGGAGGCGACCGCCCGGCTCCTCACCGCTGCCGGTGTCCCGGTGCTCGCGGCCGGTGGTGTCCCGGAACCCGGCCCGGAGGCGGTTCTCGGCCGGATGTCCGCGGCGATGCGGGCCGGTGCCGCCGGAGTCGCGGTGGGCCGCCTGGTGTTCACCGCCGTCGACCCGGCCGCCGTGGTGCGCCGGCTCTCCGCCGTCGTGCACGACCGCACTCCGGTGGCCGTCGGATGA
- a CDS encoding AMP-binding protein yields MSRAVTGLGDWGDRAGLAKIQDELLAGTLAAASASAFYQRYRDGVPGSRSELADYPLTSKADLRDAYPFGMLAVDRSRLATYHESSGSTGTPTASYYTAADWTDLIERYSRMHVGIRPSDTFLVRTPYALMLTGHVAHAAALANGATVVPADNRSLATPYAKVVKLLHDLNVTLTWSLPTDTLLWAAAAECAGLQPGRDFPELRALLVAGEPLSPARRNRIAGLWRAPVVQEYGASETGGLAGECPFGNLHLWADRAIFEVYDPATGRITPEGTGELVVTPLCREAMPLLRYHIGDRVEVTFPDCPCGWTLPVVRVLGRFDAGAGITQVGLEEVVFGLPAEYGVLFWRARHTTSGLLVQIEVPDRHRDAAIAALGSAIGTAYDIECLVEGVPLVSERVLTAMPEVMKPRSLFTADEDWDRALRYY; encoded by the coding sequence GTGTCACGAGCTGTGACCGGCCTCGGCGACTGGGGAGACCGGGCCGGACTCGCCAAGATCCAGGACGAGCTGCTGGCGGGCACCCTGGCCGCGGCCTCGGCCTCGGCGTTCTACCAGCGGTACCGGGACGGGGTGCCGGGCAGCCGGAGTGAACTCGCCGACTATCCGCTGACCAGCAAGGCCGACCTGCGGGACGCGTACCCGTTCGGGATGCTCGCCGTGGACCGGTCCCGGCTGGCCACCTACCACGAGTCCAGTGGCAGCACCGGAACGCCGACGGCCTCCTACTACACCGCCGCCGACTGGACCGACCTGATCGAGCGTTACTCGCGGATGCACGTCGGCATCCGGCCGTCCGACACGTTCCTGGTCCGGACGCCGTACGCGCTGATGCTCACCGGGCACGTGGCGCACGCCGCCGCGCTCGCGAACGGGGCCACCGTGGTGCCGGCCGACAACCGGTCGCTTGCCACCCCGTACGCCAAAGTGGTCAAGCTCTTGCACGACCTGAACGTCACGCTGACCTGGTCGCTGCCGACCGACACCCTGCTGTGGGCGGCCGCGGCCGAATGCGCCGGACTCCAGCCCGGCCGAGATTTCCCGGAGTTGCGGGCCCTGCTGGTCGCGGGTGAGCCACTGAGCCCGGCCCGGCGGAACCGGATCGCGGGGCTGTGGCGGGCGCCGGTCGTGCAGGAGTACGGCGCCAGTGAGACCGGGGGGCTGGCCGGTGAATGCCCGTTCGGCAACCTGCACCTGTGGGCCGACCGGGCGATCTTCGAGGTGTACGACCCGGCGACCGGCCGGATCACCCCCGAAGGCACCGGGGAACTCGTGGTCACCCCGCTGTGCCGGGAAGCGATGCCGCTGCTGCGCTATCACATCGGCGACCGGGTCGAGGTGACGTTCCCGGACTGCCCGTGCGGATGGACGCTGCCGGTGGTGCGGGTGCTCGGCCGGTTCGACGCCGGAGCCGGGATCACCCAGGTCGGGCTGGAGGAGGTGGTGTTCGGGCTGCCCGCCGAATACGGGGTGCTGTTCTGGCGGGCCCGGCACACGACGTCCGGACTGCTGGTGCAGATCGAGGTTCCGGACCGGCACCGGGACGCCGCGATCGCCGCACTCGGCAGTGCCATCGGAACGGCGTACGACATCGAATGCCTGGTCGAAGGGGTGCCCCTGGTGTCGGAACGGGTGCTGACCGCGATGCCCGAGGTGATGAAACCCCGCAGTCTGTTCACCGCGGACGAGGACTGGGACCGGGCCCTGCGCTACTACTGA
- a CDS encoding 3-dehydroquinate synthase II family protein, with amino-acid sequence MSAVTRDRDCWIDLRQAGEWRREVAEEAVHLRFEAIVTDDPADLAGLPPTVTRVLVVTGDELPDSFGDADLVLADPELHGDPARLAAAHPGIRFGSRVDVTDAASLDLACERVRRDELTVLRFHDPTHIPLEIVLAAADGADGRIITEVTGIDEASVHLTVLERGPDGILLRPGGPGDATKLAEVVRRGSPDLDLVTLTVTGIRHVGSGERACVDTCSHLGQDEGILVGSRSRGLLLCVSETHPLPYMPMRPFRVNAGAIMSYTLADHQRTRYLCELRAGSTVLAVRADGRTRPVTVGRVKIETRPLLAIDAVAPNGEQLNIIVQDDWHVRLLGPGGVVHNSTELKPGDEVLGHLPGRERHVGYPIDELCHEL; translated from the coding sequence ATGAGCGCCGTGACGCGGGACCGGGACTGCTGGATCGACCTGCGGCAGGCCGGTGAGTGGCGGCGCGAGGTCGCCGAGGAGGCCGTTCACCTGCGGTTCGAGGCGATCGTGACGGATGATCCGGCGGACCTGGCCGGGTTGCCGCCGACCGTGACCCGGGTCCTCGTGGTGACCGGTGACGAGCTGCCGGACAGCTTCGGTGACGCCGACCTGGTGCTGGCCGACCCCGAACTGCACGGTGATCCGGCACGGCTCGCCGCGGCCCATCCGGGTATCCGGTTCGGCAGCCGGGTGGACGTCACCGACGCCGCGAGCCTGGACCTGGCGTGCGAACGGGTCCGCCGCGACGAACTCACCGTGCTGCGGTTCCACGACCCCACCCACATCCCGCTGGAGATCGTGCTGGCCGCCGCCGACGGTGCGGACGGCCGGATCATCACCGAGGTGACCGGGATCGACGAGGCCTCGGTGCATCTGACCGTGCTGGAACGCGGCCCGGACGGGATCCTGCTGCGACCGGGCGGCCCCGGCGACGCCACCAAACTGGCCGAGGTGGTCCGGCGCGGCTCACCAGACCTGGACCTGGTCACCCTCACCGTCACCGGGATCCGGCACGTCGGCTCCGGCGAACGGGCCTGTGTGGACACCTGCTCCCACCTGGGGCAGGACGAGGGCATCCTGGTCGGGTCCCGGTCCCGGGGACTGCTGCTGTGTGTGAGCGAGACCCATCCGCTGCCGTACATGCCGATGCGGCCGTTCCGGGTCAACGCCGGGGCGATCATGTCGTACACCCTGGCCGACCACCAACGCACCCGTTACCTGTGCGAACTGCGGGCCGGCTCGACCGTCCTGGCGGTCCGTGCCGACGGCCGGACCAGGCCGGTGACGGTCGGCCGGGTCAAGATCGAGACTCGGCCGCTGCTCGCGATCGACGCGGTGGCCCCGAACGGGGAACAGCTCAACATCATCGTGCAGGACGACTGGCACGTGCGCCTGCTCGGCCCCGGCGGGGTGGTGCACAACTCCACCGAACTGAAACCGGGCGACGAGGTGCTCGGGCACCTGCCCGGCCGGGAACGGCACGTCGGCTATCCCATCGACGAACTGTGTCACGAGCTGTGA